AAAAACGCCTTCGGGAAATTGATAAGCGCATTCGCTATCTGTGTAACTGTATTGACAACTTTAAAGTGATTCATTACCACCCTAACCAGGAAGGAAAAGTGATGTTTGGAGCATGGGTAGAAGTTAAAAACGAAGCGAAAGGGCTTCAAAAGCGATTTCGAATTGTGGGTTACGAGGAACTGACCGACAATAAAGATTATATATCTATGGACTCCCCAATGGCTAAAGCACTTCTTGATAAAACGGTTGGAGATGTAGCGA
This Marinoscillum sp. 108 DNA region includes the following protein-coding sequences:
- the greB gene encoding transcription elongation factor GreB produces the protein MRRKIPESTLPKIIRSQMITAEGLQKLRDEHDHLWRVERPETTAKVSWAASLGDRSENADYHYNKKRLREIDKRIRYLCNCIDNFKVIHYHPNQEGKVMFGAWVEVKNEAKGLQKRFRIVGYEELTDNKDYISMDSPMAKALLDKTVGDVAIVQTKLGDFVWEILKITYQK